The following proteins come from a genomic window of Natronosalvus vescus:
- a CDS encoding DUF7096 domain-containing protein: protein MNTAAPALLALVLLCSLPAMTLVAASPGANAGTETHSSTTAFETTPHGNGSFLEVDGTTNRLLISGDNERTHVSPTQDFSTMVASADDELRVDANRFAFEQAFEETANHQARGELIDSQLEWIHDRVETLNEREQAAVRAHANGEITDGELTRALVRNYYEANELVRFHGELSTYTDRVSGYSIGFEMPRKIATHQSDARAEMVVAATYGHDLSVTVETHVDGYRLSMVAGDTYLQEVTRFDLRDPDGESQFDSFGAAEEHATERYPWALGTANSYRFHAAAGNHLFLTEITHNHGELYAYIDGATEEVTREHQSLFVSRLPTEPANGTWNDESLQISLNRTPAHGPAEVTVTDRETGDPVQATISIDGHVVGETDEDGILWIAPPIGSYELTAETDDQRVVATPSR, encoded by the coding sequence ATGAACACCGCGGCCCCCGCCCTCCTCGCGTTGGTGCTGCTCTGTTCGCTCCCGGCGATGACGCTCGTCGCCGCCAGTCCGGGCGCGAACGCCGGCACGGAAACGCACTCTTCGACGACCGCCTTCGAGACGACTCCCCACGGAAACGGCTCGTTCCTCGAAGTCGATGGAACGACGAATCGACTGTTGATCAGCGGTGACAACGAGCGAACCCACGTCTCACCCACGCAGGACTTCAGCACGATGGTCGCGTCGGCTGACGACGAACTTCGCGTCGATGCCAACCGTTTTGCCTTCGAACAGGCGTTCGAGGAAACGGCGAACCATCAGGCACGTGGGGAACTGATCGACTCTCAGCTCGAGTGGATTCACGATCGGGTCGAGACGCTCAACGAGCGTGAACAGGCCGCTGTTCGCGCGCACGCGAATGGCGAGATCACCGACGGGGAGTTGACGCGGGCGCTGGTACGAAACTACTACGAAGCCAACGAACTTGTGCGGTTCCATGGCGAACTCTCCACGTACACGGATCGTGTCTCCGGATACAGCATCGGTTTCGAAATGCCGCGTAAAATTGCCACCCACCAGAGCGATGCGCGGGCGGAAATGGTTGTCGCTGCAACGTATGGTCACGACCTCTCCGTGACGGTCGAGACCCACGTTGACGGCTACCGCCTTTCGATGGTTGCGGGTGACACGTACCTGCAGGAAGTAACACGCTTTGACCTCCGTGATCCGGACGGTGAATCGCAGTTCGATTCCTTTGGCGCCGCCGAGGAACACGCGACCGAGCGCTACCCGTGGGCGCTTGGCACAGCAAACTCCTATCGGTTCCACGCCGCGGCCGGTAATCATCTCTTCCTGACGGAGATCACCCACAACCACGGCGAGCTGTACGCCTACATCGACGGCGCTACCGAGGAAGTCACCCGCGAGCACCAGTCGCTGTTCGTCTCGCGACTCCCCACCGAGCCAGCCAACGGTACCTGGAACGACGAATCCCTCCAAATCTCGTTGAACCGGACGCCAGCCCACGGCCCGGCGGAAGTGACCGTCACCGATAGGGAAACCGGCGACCCCGTCCAGGCGACGATCTCGATCGACGGGCACGTCGTCGGCGAAACCGACGAGGACGGCATCCTCTGGATCGCGCCACCGATCGGCAGCTACGAACTCACCGCCGAAACGGACGACCAGCGGGTCGTCGCAACCCCCTCGAGATAG
- a CDS encoding type IV pilin N-terminal domain-containing protein, with the protein MPSSRLHRSRHRAERCRAARHRHERLSSPSTRAISPALGTVLLIAITVVLAGTIAVMAGSLSFAATEPSAALDIEADADRNELVFDHAGGDDLDVRDLEVRITVGDEPLDHQPPVPFVGAPGFRGSPSGPFNAESSPEWRTGERATLRLAGTNEPRLEVGDVVRVTVSSDGQTVARLVTVAC; encoded by the coding sequence GTGCCGTCTTCCCGCCTTCACCGATCACGACACCGGGCCGAGCGATGCCGGGCAGCACGTCACCGCCACGAACGGCTTTCGAGCCCGTCCACTCGAGCGATCAGTCCCGCTCTTGGAACGGTTCTTCTGATCGCGATAACGGTCGTCCTCGCCGGGACGATCGCCGTGATGGCCGGCTCGCTGTCGTTCGCGGCTACTGAGCCGTCGGCGGCGCTCGATATCGAGGCCGACGCCGACCGAAACGAACTCGTCTTCGACCATGCGGGCGGTGACGACCTCGATGTTCGCGACCTCGAGGTACGAATCACGGTCGGTGACGAACCGCTCGACCACCAGCCACCGGTGCCGTTCGTGGGTGCGCCGGGCTTTCGTGGATCCCCCTCGGGGCCGTTCAACGCCGAGAGTTCACCAGAATGGCGCACGGGAGAACGAGCGACGCTGCGCCTCGCGGGAACGAACGAGCCACGGCTCGAGGTTGGCGACGTCGTTCGCGTCACGGTCT